The Sphingobacteriaceae bacterium genome has a segment encoding these proteins:
- a CDS encoding tetratricopeptide repeat protein, producing the protein MKNVITIVNLLISFMVCGQSKIDSLILKSATMKEDSNKVKNFILIARGLLYKQPPLALKYADTAISIAKQVAYSRGEAKALVTRAIYFRNNADYKPGFEDLFSAIKITEKINDKRITAYAYNNLGILYKNQGNYTEAINALNKAKQIYGELNDDYGVATANNNLSNAYRRNSQFDLALQSCNEAYVIYEKLKNVDGLISAIAGMGGIYLEEKKDYKKALNYFKKQESLILPDDIGSKSITYQNIAICYLFMKDYVNATKYLNLAIEANKSLGNKISRRDLLGLNAELNEAKGNIKEALKYYKEFHLLSDSLSKITFKDATLEMEAKFQKEQSEKEISLLSNLNELKDKENEAQKKQIQFNKFVNIAGILVAIVIASLALLFYKNYKKAQTLNALLTGQNHQIEAQKKEIVDSIQYARRIQNSILPQDEELKKCLPNNFVIYKPRNIVSGDFYWTYHVPEVGPAKTPLSIIAMCDCTGHGVPGAFMSLISYTLLNHIVRHPDTNTPETVLNFLSKELPEALKSKGHSRDLRDGLDIAVAEIDFHNLTLKCSMAHIPVYICDEQGLRYIAPDKHSISADNYNPEFEFSLNTIKLKKGDRIYFSTDGFADQFGGPKGKKLKYKQLEILLEQTYSLPLAQQKSKLETFFNEWKGILEQVDDVTLLAVEV; encoded by the coding sequence TTGAAAAACGTTATAACAATAGTTAATTTACTTATTTCATTCATGGTTTGTGGTCAAAGTAAAATCGATTCTTTGATTTTAAAATCAGCCACCATGAAGGAGGATAGTAATAAAGTGAAAAATTTTATTTTAATTGCCCGAGGATTACTTTATAAGCAACCACCGTTAGCATTAAAGTATGCTGATACTGCTATCTCAATTGCTAAACAAGTAGCTTATTCACGCGGAGAAGCGAAAGCATTGGTAACAAGAGCCATTTACTTTCGGAATAACGCCGATTATAAACCCGGATTTGAAGATTTATTTTCGGCTATTAAGATAACAGAAAAAATAAACGACAAAAGAATAACAGCTTACGCTTATAATAATTTAGGAATACTTTATAAAAACCAAGGAAATTACACCGAGGCAATAAATGCCTTAAATAAGGCTAAACAAATTTATGGCGAATTAAATGATGATTACGGTGTTGCAACTGCAAACAATAATCTTTCTAATGCCTATAGAAGGAACAGTCAATTTGACCTGGCTCTGCAATCCTGTAATGAGGCTTATGTTATTTACGAGAAACTGAAAAATGTTGATGGATTAATTTCAGCTATAGCAGGTATGGGAGGTATTTATTTAGAGGAAAAGAAAGATTACAAAAAAGCGCTGAATTATTTTAAAAAACAAGAAAGCCTTATATTACCTGACGACATTGGATCAAAGTCAATCACATATCAGAATATTGCTATTTGCTATTTATTTATGAAAGATTATGTAAATGCAACTAAGTATTTAAATTTAGCTATTGAGGCCAATAAAAGTTTAGGAAATAAAATATCACGCCGGGATTTATTGGGACTAAATGCCGAATTAAATGAAGCCAAAGGAAATATTAAAGAGGCTTTAAAGTACTATAAAGAATTTCATTTACTGAGCGACTCACTTTCTAAAATAACTTTTAAAGACGCAACGCTTGAAATGGAAGCAAAATTTCAAAAAGAACAATCGGAAAAAGAAATTAGCTTACTTTCCAATTTAAACGAATTAAAAGACAAGGAAAATGAGGCTCAAAAAAAACAAATCCAATTTAATAAGTTCGTTAATATAGCCGGAATTTTAGTTGCAATTGTCATTGCCTCTTTGGCTCTGTTATTCTATAAAAATTATAAGAAGGCTCAAACCTTAAACGCTTTATTAACCGGTCAAAATCACCAAATAGAAGCACAAAAGAAGGAAATAGTAGATAGCATTCAATATGCTCGCCGAATTCAAAATTCCATCCTCCCTCAAGATGAAGAATTAAAAAAGTGTTTGCCTAATAATTTTGTGATTTATAAACCACGCAATATTGTTAGTGGAGATTTTTATTGGACTTATCATGTTCCCGAAGTGGGTCCGGCCAAAACCCCATTATCTATCATAGCCATGTGCGATTGTACCGGACACGGAGTGCCCGGTGCCTTTATGAGTTTAATCAGTTATACTTTATTAAATCATATTGTTAGACATCCTGACACGAACACACCCGAAACTGTGCTTAACTTTTTATCCAAAGAATTACCTGAGGCCTTGAAGTCGAAAGGACATTCAAGAGATTTGCGGGATGGATTAGATATTGCCGTAGCAGAAATTGATTTTCATAATCTAACCTTAAAATGTTCAATGGCACATATACCGGTATACATTTGTGATGAACAGGGTTTACGATATATCGCTCCGGATAAGCATTCCATTAGTGCCGATAATTATAATCCTGAATTTGAATTTTCATTAAATACAATTAAGCTGAAAAAAGGGGATAGAATTTATTTTTCTACTGACGGATTTGCGGATCAATTCGGTGGCCCAAAAGGAAAAAAATTGAAGTATAAGCAATTGGAAATATTGCTCGAACAAACCTACTCACTCCCACTTGCACAACAAAAAAGTAAGCTGGAAACTTTTTTTAATGAATGGAAGGGCATACTGGAACAAGTAGATGATGTAACACTTTTGGCCGTTGAGGTTTAA
- the trmD gene encoding tRNA (guanosine(37)-N1)-methyltransferase TrmD, protein MRFDIISAVPDLLESYFNHSILKRAIASGLVEVNLINLRDYAVENKQKQIDDYAFGGGAGMVLMIEPIDKCISKLKKERTYDEIIYMSPDGELLNQKMANQISLQKNIILLCGHYKGIDERVREHLITREVSIGNYVLSGGELPAAVLSDAVIRLLPGVLNDETSALSDSFQDNLLAPPVFTRPSEYNGWKVPDILMSGHTSKIEQWRHEQSVERTKAKRPDLLK, encoded by the coding sequence ATGCGATTCGATATTATAAGCGCGGTTCCTGATTTACTGGAAAGTTATTTTAATCACTCTATATTAAAACGAGCTATAGCTTCGGGTTTGGTTGAAGTTAATTTAATTAATCTACGCGATTATGCCGTTGAGAATAAACAAAAACAAATTGATGATTATGCTTTTGGTGGTGGGGCAGGTATGGTGCTCATGATTGAGCCCATTGACAAATGTATTTCAAAATTAAAGAAAGAGCGTACATACGACGAAATTATTTATATGAGTCCGGATGGGGAATTGCTCAATCAAAAAATGGCGAATCAAATTTCTTTACAAAAAAATATTATTTTGTTATGCGGCCATTATAAAGGAATTGACGAACGAGTACGCGAACATTTAATTACGCGTGAAGTGAGTATTGGCAATTATGTTTTGAGTGGGGGAGAATTACCTGCTGCCGTTTTAAGTGATGCAGTAATACGTTTGTTGCCCGGAGTTTTAAATGATGAAACCTCAGCTTTAAGCGATTCCTTTCAGGATAATTTATTGGCTCCGCCTGTATTTACACGTCCTTCCGAGTACAATGGCTGGAAAGTGCCCGATATACTAATGAGCGGTCATACCTCTAAAATAGAGCAATGGCGACATGAACAAAGTGTTGAAAGAACCAAAGCAAAACGGCCTGATTTGCTCAAATAG
- a CDS encoding Re/Si-specific NAD(P)(+) transhydrogenase subunit alpha: MKVGIPAEIAPTELRVAATPKTVKRLQKQGFEVYIQKNAGQKANFSDKEFEEAGAKIVNTAAEIYGNSDIVLKVKEPSVEEVNMMKPGLVLLSYLWPAQNQDLLKKLAEQKVNAVAMDAIPRISRAQKMDVLSSMANIAGYRAVIEGSFHFGRFLNGQITAAGKVEPAKVLVIGAGVAGLASIGAANSLGAIVRAFDTRKEVAEQIESMGAQFLTVEIEEDGATASGYSKEMSKEFIEAEMKLFSEQAKEVDIVITTAQIPGRPAPKLWMDYHVAAMKPGSVIVDLAASTGGNCAFTKNGEIFTTDNGVTIVGKLSQLPNQASQLYGNNLCHLLDDMGKADKWKIDMEDAVVSRAMVTYDGKINWPPAPLQVSPTAGGGAKKAAPPTAEEIKISDEAKAKKTAISTLISLAVVGGLLLFVGAFAPPAFIQHFTVFVLAVFVGWQVISNVSHALHTPLMAVTNAISGIIIVGGLLQTKNDINNIMTILASVAILVASINIVGGFVVTHRMLKMFKK, translated from the coding sequence ATGAAAGTTGGAATTCCAGCGGAAATTGCGCCTACCGAATTAAGAGTAGCCGCAACTCCAAAAACGGTAAAACGACTCCAAAAACAGGGTTTTGAAGTTTATATTCAGAAAAATGCCGGCCAAAAAGCCAATTTTTCGGATAAAGAATTTGAAGAAGCCGGAGCAAAAATTGTGAATACCGCAGCCGAAATTTACGGCAACTCAGATATTGTATTAAAAGTAAAAGAACCTTCGGTTGAAGAGGTAAACATGATGAAACCGGGTTTGGTTTTGTTAAGTTATTTGTGGCCTGCACAAAATCAGGACTTACTTAAAAAATTAGCAGAACAAAAAGTAAATGCGGTGGCAATGGATGCCATTCCACGTATTTCCAGAGCACAAAAAATGGATGTATTGTCTTCAATGGCTAACATCGCTGGATATAGAGCAGTTATCGAAGGCTCGTTTCATTTCGGGAGATTTTTAAACGGACAAATTACAGCTGCCGGAAAAGTTGAACCCGCAAAAGTTTTAGTTATTGGTGCCGGTGTTGCCGGTTTGGCATCTATTGGTGCCGCCAATTCATTAGGCGCAATAGTTCGTGCTTTTGATACGCGTAAAGAAGTTGCAGAACAAATTGAATCCATGGGTGCTCAATTTCTTACTGTAGAAATTGAAGAAGATGGAGCAACTGCTTCGGGCTACTCAAAAGAAATGAGTAAGGAATTTATTGAAGCGGAAATGAAATTATTTTCTGAGCAAGCCAAAGAAGTTGATATCGTAATTACTACCGCTCAAATTCCGGGTCGACCTGCTCCGAAATTATGGATGGATTATCATGTGGCTGCGATGAAGCCGGGTTCGGTTATTGTGGATTTAGCTGCTTCTACCGGTGGTAACTGTGCCTTTACAAAAAATGGAGAAATTTTTACAACTGATAATGGTGTAACCATAGTAGGTAAATTAAGTCAATTACCCAACCAGGCTTCTCAATTATATGGTAACAACTTATGCCATCTCTTAGATGATATGGGTAAAGCTGATAAATGGAAAATTGACATGGAAGATGCGGTTGTTTCACGCGCCATGGTAACTTACGATGGAAAAATTAATTGGCCTCCGGCTCCATTACAAGTTAGTCCAACTGCCGGTGGTGGTGCTAAAAAAGCTGCTCCTCCCACTGCAGAAGAAATAAAAATTTCAGATGAAGCAAAAGCCAAAAAAACAGCTATTTCTACTTTAATAAGTTTAGCGGTTGTTGGTGGTTTATTGTTATTCGTTGGTGCATTTGCTCCTCCGGCATTTATTCAACATTTCACCGTGTTTGTTTTAGCTGTGTTTGTGGGTTGGCAAGTTATTTCTAATGTATCTCACGCTTTGCATACTCCATTAATGGCCGTAACCAATGCGATTAGCGGAATCATTATTGTAGGAGGATTATTACAAACTAAAAACGATATCAATAATATCATGACCATTCTTGCATCGGTTGCCATCTTAGTGGCCAGTATCAATATAGTGGGAGGATTTGTAGTTACTCACCGTATGTTGAAAATGTTCAAGAAATAA
- a CDS encoding NAD(P)(+) transhydrogenase (Re/Si-specific) subunit beta codes for MAKEIQTAAYLFASILFILSLSGLSSQESAKRGVMYGIVGMIIAIIATVLGQGVEGHVYIMAAIAVASVIGILVARKVEMTAMPQLVAILHSFVGLAAVLVGIGSYLDPATQLLTGAAHTIHLVEVFAGIFIGAITFTGSIIAWGKLDGKVPSKPWSFSGLQLMNLILLLASIAMGVLFCQAEGTSGLLYLGIMTAIASFIGVVLVMAIGGGDMPVVVSMLNSYSGWAAAAAGFMLGNDLLIVTGALVGSSGAILSMHMCEAMNRSFFSVIFASSSMGPKGEKKAMEGEVTALNHEEVASLLKEAKSVVIVPGYGMAVAKAQYPIFDLVQTLRKANKNVRFAIHPVAGRLPGHMNVLLAEANVPYDIVLEMDEINDDMPDTDVVMVIGANDVVNPSAQDDPASSIYGMPVIEAWKAEKVIIMKRSMSAGYSGEDNPLFYKPNSEMLYGDAKASVEKLLSFLKN; via the coding sequence ATAGCAAAAGAAATACAAACAGCAGCTTACTTGTTCGCAAGTATTTTGTTTATTTTAAGTTTAAGTGGACTTTCTTCTCAGGAATCTGCTAAGCGCGGTGTCATGTATGGTATTGTGGGTATGATTATCGCCATTATTGCAACTGTATTAGGGCAGGGTGTTGAAGGTCACGTTTATATTATGGCAGCAATTGCAGTTGCTTCAGTAATAGGAATTCTTGTAGCGCGTAAAGTAGAAATGACAGCGATGCCGCAGTTGGTAGCCATCCTGCATAGTTTTGTTGGATTAGCTGCCGTATTGGTTGGTATTGGTTCTTATTTAGATCCAGCTACACAACTTTTAACCGGTGCTGCGCATACCATTCACTTGGTTGAAGTTTTTGCAGGAATATTTATTGGCGCAATAACATTTACCGGTTCAATTATTGCTTGGGGAAAATTAGATGGTAAGGTTCCTTCAAAACCTTGGTCATTCAGCGGTTTGCAACTGATGAATTTAATCTTACTCCTTGCTTCTATAGCCATGGGCGTTCTTTTCTGCCAAGCGGAAGGTACAAGTGGTTTACTTTATTTAGGAATTATGACTGCCATTGCTTCTTTTATCGGTGTTGTTTTAGTAATGGCAATTGGAGGTGGCGATATGCCGGTTGTGGTTTCTATGTTAAACTCTTATTCAGGATGGGCAGCTGCCGCGGCCGGATTTATGTTAGGGAATGATTTATTAATTGTTACCGGCGCACTAGTAGGTAGTTCCGGTGCAATTCTTTCTATGCATATGTGTGAAGCCATGAACCGCTCTTTCTTCTCTGTTATTTTTGCAAGCTCAAGTATGGGACCTAAAGGTGAGAAAAAAGCAATGGAAGGTGAAGTAACTGCATTAAATCACGAAGAGGTTGCAAGCTTATTAAAAGAAGCAAAATCTGTTGTTATTGTTCCGGGTTATGGTATGGCTGTTGCTAAAGCGCAATATCCAATTTTCGATTTGGTACAAACTTTACGCAAGGCCAATAAAAATGTGCGTTTTGCTATTCATCCTGTTGCAGGTCGTTTACCCGGACACATGAATGTGTTATTAGCCGAAGCTAACGTGCCGTACGATATAGTTTTAGAAATGGATGAAATTAATGATGATATGCCGGATACCGATGTGGTAATGGTGATTGGTGCAAATGATGTGGTTAATCCAAGTGCACAAGATGATCCGGCAAGTTCCATTTACGGTATGCCGGTAATTGAAGCCTGGAAAGCAGAAAAAGTAATTATCATGAAGCGCTCTATGTCGGCCGGTTATTCCGGAGAGGATAATCCTTTATTCTACAAACCAAATTCTGAAATGCTCTATGGTGACGCAAAAGCCAGTGTAGAAAAACTTTTGAGTTTTCTGAAAAATTAA
- a CDS encoding ORF6N domain-containing protein — MSKIEKIMNVPDEIIMKKIYLIRGQKVMLDKDLAELYGVATKVFNQAVKRNRKRFPEDFMFELTQTEFDDLRSQSVTSKNGRGGRRYLPLVFTEHGVAMLSSILNSDKAININIQIVRVFVRVRQMLFDNAELRLAIDAIRRKTDNNTKNIELVFQYLDELIEKKEKIKPRKQIGYKVSK, encoded by the coding sequence ATGAGTAAGATTGAAAAAATAATGAATGTTCCTGATGAAATTATTATGAAAAAGATCTATTTAATCAGGGGACAAAAAGTAATGTTAGATAAAGATTTAGCAGAATTGTATGGAGTAGCAACAAAAGTATTCAATCAGGCTGTCAAAAGAAACAGGAAACGATTTCCGGAAGATTTTATGTTTGAGCTAACGCAAACAGAGTTCGATGACTTGAGGTCACAATCTGTGACCTCAAAAAATGGCAGAGGAGGAAGAAGATATTTACCTTTGGTTTTTACAGAGCATGGAGTGGCGATGCTGTCAAGTATATTGAATAGTGACAAAGCTATTAATATTAATATACAAATAGTAAGAGTTTTTGTAAGAGTAAGGCAAATGCTATTTGACAACGCAGAATTAAGATTGGCAATTGATGCGATACGAAGGAAGACGGATAACAATACTAAAAACATAGAACTTGTCTTTCAATATCTGGATGAATTAATTGAGAAGAAAGAAAAAATAAAACCACGAAAGCAAATTGGATATAAGGTGTCAAAGTAA
- a CDS encoding DUF58 domain-containing protein, translating to MKNVLKHIKLSKTLYVLLFVNIVLYVLSFLFPILYSIAFSFLILLILVAVIDTILLFRNELPLHLSRQSKFARLSNGDSNELYLEIENLYAFKIKIKLIDELPVQFQQRDFLINIKLNSGEQKKLSYTVRPVERGEYHFGKINALICSPIGFIERHFVSGENFMLACYPSFLKLNQYELLAISNRLSEIGTKKIKRIGHSSEFEQIKEYVIGDDVRTINWKATARKNQLMVNHYRDERAQQVYCLIDMGRIMKMPFEKLSLLDYAINAALVLGHIAWIKDDKPGLIGFSDKINYQVQAERKGNQLLRLQETLYNAKTDFKESNYEMLLTYTRTKITQRSLFLLFTNFETLSGLKRQMKYLRKIATQHLLVVIFFENTELKELLNKKPESTFEIYEQTIAAKFDQERRQIIKELQQYGILSVYTSPENLTVNTLNKYLEIKTRSLL from the coding sequence ATGAAAAATGTTCTCAAACATATTAAACTTAGTAAAACATTGTATGTCCTGCTATTTGTTAATATAGTTTTGTATGTTTTATCTTTTCTTTTTCCTATTCTTTACAGCATTGCCTTCAGTTTTCTTATTTTATTAATCCTTGTAGCCGTTATTGATACAATTTTATTATTCCGAAACGAATTGCCCTTGCATCTTAGTCGACAATCAAAATTCGCCCGATTGAGCAACGGTGATAGCAACGAACTTTATCTTGAAATTGAAAATCTTTACGCGTTTAAAATCAAAATAAAACTTATTGATGAATTACCCGTTCAATTCCAACAAAGAGATTTTTTAATCAATATAAAATTAAATTCGGGAGAACAAAAAAAATTAAGTTACACCGTTAGACCCGTTGAAAGAGGAGAATATCACTTTGGGAAAATAAATGCTTTGATATGTTCACCAATTGGATTTATCGAAAGACATTTTGTTTCCGGTGAAAATTTCATGTTAGCCTGTTATCCTTCCTTTTTAAAATTAAATCAGTATGAGTTATTAGCTATTAGTAATCGCTTGAGTGAAATCGGAACCAAAAAAATAAAAAGAATTGGTCACAGCAGCGAGTTTGAACAAATTAAAGAATATGTAATTGGTGATGACGTAAGAACTATAAATTGGAAAGCTACCGCGCGTAAAAATCAATTGATGGTGAATCATTACCGAGATGAGAGAGCACAACAGGTTTATTGTTTAATTGATATGGGTAGAATAATGAAAATGCCATTTGAAAAATTAAGTCTGTTGGATTATGCCATCAACGCGGCATTGGTATTGGGCCATATAGCCTGGATAAAAGATGACAAGCCCGGTTTAATCGGATTTTCAGATAAAATTAATTACCAAGTACAGGCTGAGCGAAAAGGGAATCAATTATTGAGGCTGCAAGAAACTTTATACAATGCCAAAACAGATTTTAAAGAAAGTAATTACGAGATGCTGTTGACTTATACCCGGACAAAAATTACCCAACGCAGTTTATTTTTACTTTTCACCAATTTTGAAACCTTGAGTGGCTTAAAAAGACAAATGAAATATTTGCGAAAAATAGCTACACAACATTTGCTGGTGGTTATCTTTTTTGAAAATACCGAACTCAAAGAATTATTAAATAAAAAACCGGAAAGTACCTTTGAAATATATGAGCAAACAATTGCCGCCAAATTTGATCAGGAAAGAAGACAAATAATTAAAGAACTGCAGCAATACGGAATTTTAAGCGTTTACACTTCACCGGAAAATTTAACCGTGAACACCTTAAATAAATATCTGGAGATTAAAACTAGGAGTCTTCTTTAG
- a CDS encoding MoxR family ATPase produces MENNFESRINLSGLTDKMNSVKKEISKHIIGQDKMIDLLLLALLADGHVLIEGVPGVAKTITAKLLSKTIHAEFKRIQFTPDLMPSDIIGTSIFNVKNSDFEFKKGPIFANIVLTDEINRAPAKTQAALFEAMEERQVSVDGHTYKLDEPFLVLATQNPIEQEGTYRLPEAQLDRFIFKIMVNYPEHEDENTMLLNFHNNKGMIDVNQVTPILSKKELIAFRKTIAQIVAEGNLLKYITSIVQATRKNPSLFLGASPRASIAILNAAKASAAIQGRDFITPDDIKFVCPPVLRHRIILTPEKEMEGITTDAVIQQIIDKVEVPR; encoded by the coding sequence ATGGAAAATAATTTCGAAAGCAGAATAAACCTAAGCGGGTTAACGGACAAAATGAATTCCGTAAAAAAAGAAATAAGCAAACACATCATTGGCCAGGATAAAATGATTGATTTGTTATTACTGGCCTTGTTGGCAGACGGACACGTATTAATTGAAGGTGTACCCGGTGTTGCTAAAACAATTACTGCAAAATTACTGTCCAAAACAATTCACGCAGAATTTAAACGCATACAGTTTACACCTGATTTAATGCCCAGCGATATCATCGGAACTTCCATCTTCAATGTTAAGAATAGTGATTTCGAATTTAAGAAAGGTCCGATTTTTGCCAATATTGTTTTAACCGATGAAATTAATCGGGCACCGGCTAAAACACAAGCCGCCTTATTTGAAGCCATGGAAGAAAGACAGGTGAGTGTTGATGGTCATACCTATAAATTAGATGAGCCCTTTTTAGTTTTGGCTACACAAAATCCTATAGAGCAGGAAGGAACCTATCGTTTACCTGAAGCGCAATTGGATCGGTTTATTTTTAAAATAATGGTGAATTATCCTGAGCACGAAGATGAGAACACCATGCTTTTAAACTTTCACAACAATAAAGGCATGATTGACGTGAATCAAGTAACACCAATCCTTTCTAAAAAAGAATTGATAGCATTTAGAAAAACAATTGCTCAAATTGTAGCTGAAGGAAACTTATTAAAATACATCACATCCATTGTACAAGCTACCCGAAAAAATCCTTCCTTATTTTTAGGGGCATCACCACGTGCCAGTATTGCTATTTTAAATGCAGCCAAAGCCAGTGCCGCAATTCAGGGTCGAGATTTTATTACTCCGGATGATATTAAATTTGTTTGTCCCCCGGTATTACGTCATCGAATAATATTAACCCCGGAAAAAGAAATGGAGGGAATTACTACTGATGCTGTTATTCAACAAATCATAGATAAGGTAGAGGTACCCAGATGA
- a CDS encoding stage II sporulation protein M has translation MKEISFLKQNAKKWENYEKVIEQEKKVSPAELTEMFIELTNDLSYANTNYAETQTKAYLNSLAERVHHLVYKNKKETGNRIVHFYAHEIPMLFAKHHKQLLNSFLVTCIATLIGVLSQIYDDTFVRLILGDNYVDSTIERIKNGNPIGIYGEGNQFYMFVAITINNIRVSFIAFVFGIFTAFGTSLLLVQNGIMLGSFFAMFYQYNVLDQALKVVWIHGTLEISAIIIAGCAGFILGNSFVFPKTHTRFHSFKEGGKTGLKIVIGLVPVFIMAGFLESFVTRYTEMPLALSLVIIGGSFAFIAFYFIILPIILKNKNLKHA, from the coding sequence ATGAAAGAGATTAGCTTTTTAAAGCAGAACGCCAAAAAGTGGGAGAATTACGAAAAGGTAATTGAGCAGGAAAAAAAGGTAAGTCCGGCTGAACTTACGGAAATGTTTATAGAATTAACGAACGACCTCTCGTATGCCAATACCAATTATGCAGAAACTCAAACTAAAGCCTATTTAAATAGTTTAGCAGAAAGAGTTCATCATTTAGTATATAAAAACAAAAAAGAAACGGGGAATCGTATTGTTCATTTTTATGCGCACGAGATTCCGATGCTGTTTGCTAAACACCACAAACAATTATTGAATTCATTTTTGGTAACTTGCATTGCAACCCTTATTGGAGTTTTATCACAAATTTATGATGATACTTTTGTTCGTTTGATTTTAGGAGATAATTATGTTGATTCTACCATTGAGCGAATAAAAAATGGAAATCCCATTGGAATTTATGGAGAGGGTAATCAATTTTACATGTTTGTTGCCATTACCATTAACAATATTAGAGTTTCTTTTATAGCATTTGTTTTTGGCATTTTTACTGCCTTTGGTACATCTTTATTATTGGTACAAAACGGCATTATGTTGGGAAGTTTTTTCGCCATGTTTTATCAATACAATGTTTTAGACCAAGCCTTAAAAGTAGTTTGGATACACGGCACACTCGAAATTTCTGCCATTATCATTGCCGGTTGTGCGGGCTTTATTTTAGGCAATAGTTTTGTTTTTCCAAAAACACACACCCGATTTCATTCTTTTAAAGAGGGCGGAAAAACCGGATTGAAAATTGTGATTGGACTTGTTCCGGTATTTATCATGGCCGGGTTTCTCGAAAGTTTTGTTACCCGCTACACCGAAATGCCTTTAGCTTTAAGCCTGGTAATCATTGGCGGTTCGTTTGCTTTTATTGCGTTCTACTTTATTATTCTTCCAATAATTCTAAAAAACAAAAATTTAAAACATGCATAA
- a CDS encoding RDD family protein: MEKIQVNTTQNVNLEYSAAGVGLRILAGLLDTLFVYTYIIILVTVFTNFVIRKNVYSGNFNENESFNQAMIGLLILFLLPAFVYHLLCETFLNGQSFGKKIVKIKVIKLNGTQPNFGTYLIRSMFRIIDRPLIAILAVAVSEKSQRFGDMVAGTTVIHLNKKVSINETILNRMQSNYKIQYSQVAMLSDKDANIIKEVLKFSALQEQREHLKLLREKIQNKYGIHNPQQNDVDFFNTLLNDYTHYKFEN; the protein is encoded by the coding sequence TTGGAAAAAATTCAGGTAAATACCACACAAAATGTTAATCTGGAATACTCAGCTGCCGGAGTAGGTTTGCGAATATTAGCCGGTTTACTGGATACACTTTTTGTATATACTTATATTATAATTTTAGTTACTGTATTCACCAATTTTGTTATTCGAAAAAATGTGTATAGCGGTAATTTTAATGAAAACGAAAGCTTTAATCAGGCTATGATAGGCCTACTAATTTTATTTTTATTGCCGGCTTTTGTTTATCATTTATTGTGTGAAACTTTTTTAAACGGGCAAAGTTTCGGAAAAAAGATTGTAAAAATTAAGGTGATAAAATTAAATGGCACGCAACCCAATTTTGGCACTTATTTAATACGCTCTATGTTTCGTATTATTGATAGGCCATTAATTGCTATTTTAGCGGTTGCCGTTAGTGAAAAATCGCAACGCTTTGGGGATATGGTGGCCGGAACTACGGTTATTCATCTAAATAAAAAGGTAAGTATAAACGAAACCATTTTAAATCGTATGCAATCAAATTATAAAATTCAGTACAGCCAAGTAGCCATGTTAAGCGATAAGGATGCGAATATTATTAAAGAGGTTTTGAAATTCAGTGCTTTACAAGAACAGCGCGAACACCTTAAGTTGTTAAGAGAAAAAATTCAGAATAAATACGGAATTCACAATCCTCAGCAAAACGACGTTGATTTTTTTAATACCCTCCTTAACGATTATACCCATTATAAATTCGAGAATTAA